GCCAGGAGAGATTTTCCGGCTGTAAAAACGCATGATGCGCGCCCGCGCGCTCTGTGGCGACGCCCTGGCCGTAAACGAAAAGCGGAATCGAATAGCGCATTTGCAGCTTCAGGCCGAGCTGGGGTTTGCCAGGCTCGGTGGGCTGCGGGATCTCATCGACCACAATGCGGTAAGCCTGCTCCACGCCCGCAGGCACCTGGGCCTGGCTAATCAGGCGGATCAGCTGCTTTTTACCGCCCTCGATACGCACAATGGGCGGGCTCGCCGCCACATCCTGCTGCTGCTGGTAGCGCTCGTTACCGCCCTCCTGCCGCCAGCGGACGATGCGCACCTGCATGGTCATCGGCGTGGCGCCCTGATTCTGTATCCATAACTCTGCCGCGTTATCGCCGGGCGCGAGATAAGGATCGATAGGCCAGATAAGCATATTACCGGCCGACCAGGCGCTGCCTGCGGTCAGCCAAAACGCGGCGGCCAGTCCGAGCCGCCTGAGAGACGTTGCGCACTGCATCATGTCTGCTCTCCCTGTATCACCATGATAATGTCACCGTCAGCGTGTCGGTATAGCTGCCGGCGGGGCTGAAGCCCGTAAGCTGCGCTGCGCCAAAGAGAGGCAGCGAAATGTTGTTACTGTTGCTGTACGTGATGGAAACCGCCTGGTTGACGCCGATTTCACTCGCCGCATTGAGCGAGCTCGACGTATAGAGACGATACGGCACGCGTTCAGTGCCGCCGCCGCGCACCATATTGCGCACCGAGGAGCCGTAATTCTGGCCGCCGTCGATGCTCATGCTAAGCGCCACCCCCGGCGTGCAGGCGAGCAGTAACGAGGAGGACGGTACGAAGCTGGTGCTGACGCGCGTGCTTTCCACACCGCTGCGGGTGCCGAAATTAAGCGTTCCCATGACGCCGCCGGTGCCGGTGGTGACCGAACACCCGGCGGCGACCGTGGCGCTGACCTGAAACGACTGCGTCGTCACGGCCTGCGCGCCGCCGCACAGAATGGCGGCCAGGCCGATGACACCCCACTGAATTCGCCGCACAGCGCTCTCCGGGGACAACCACGCCCGGTTGCCCGTTATCCTCATCGCGGCCCTGTTGGCGCTTAGTAGGTGACGCTGACGTTAATGGTGTCGGTATAGGTGCCCGGCACCACGGTCACGCTGTTGCCGCCGCCCTGGATACGGCCATAAATGGTGTAGTTACTCACCCCGCCGGTGGTCGAGGCGGCCGGAATAGAGGCGTTGTTGGCGATAACGTTCTGGAAAGCGCTGTCGCTGTAGAGGCTGTAGGCCACGCCCTGCGCGGTATTGGTGGTGTTAATCAGATAGCGACCCGGCGTGCCTGGCGTGCCGACAATGGTGCCCGGCGCCTGGTTGGTGCTGCCGGTGATCTGCACGGTATATTCCGGCGTGGTGCACTGGATGGAGAAGGTGTTGCCGCCGCCCGCGCCCGTCAACTGGGTGGTCAGGGTGGAAAAGGTCGCCGGGCTGGTACCGAAGTTCAGCGTACCGAAGTTAATCCCGTTCTGGCTCGGCGAGCCGTTGATCAGGCAACCATTAGTCAGTGTTAAGGTTGCGCCGATGGTCCCGCTACTGGTGACCGCGAAGCTTGCCGGCGCGCTCAGCATCATGCCGGCACCGAAGATAACCGCTAACAGACGTGCTTTCATCGTGTTTACCCTCTAACTCTCAACGGAAATGACGCTCTGCCGGGCCGTGTGGACGGCCTGAACAACGGAACGCAGCGCGTCAGGCGAGACGCTAAACTGAAATTTAGTTTATGTTTCAAAACATCACAAAAGTTGTAAAAGATATCAATGAGAGGGCGTGATGAAGGGTAAAAATATTTAATTACAAGGAGTTAGATTTTAAAAGGGATTACAAAATGTAAATGGCAAATGATATATTCAAGGATGTGTGATTTGTATCACATTATAAGCGCGTTTAATTCCAAAAAAGACGCGGGGGAGTCACCACGAGAGTAAGCCGCGGGCGCGGCCGGCCCTTATCGACGGGCGAAAAAAAGGGGCGCTTTCGCGCCCCGTGCCACTGCTTTTCTTGTTGTCACGCCACGCGGGCGGTTGCGCTGTCAATCAGCTCCATCTCTTCGCTGTTGAGCAGCTTCTCAATGTGTACCAGAATCAGCATGCGTTCGCCAATAGCGCCGAGGCCGGTCAGGTATTCTGTGGAGAGCGTCACAGCGAATTCCGGCGCCGGACGGATCTGCTCGGCGGTGAGAGACAGGACGTCAGAGACGCCGTCAACCACGATGCCGACCACGCGCTGGCCGAAGTTCAGCACGATCACCACGGTGTTTTCATTATATTCCACATCGCCCTGCTCAAACTTCACGCGCAGGTCAACGATAGGCACGATAACACCGCGCAGGTTGGTCACGCCTTTAATGAAAGACGGCGTGTTGGCAATGCGGGTTACCTGATCGTAACCACGGATCTCCTGCACTTTCAGAATATCGATACCATATTCTTCGTCGCCCAGGGTGAATACCAGGAACTCCTGGCCAGACGGCTCGCCGGCCAGTTTAGTGACGTTGCTCATACCGGTCATATTACTTACCTTTTCTACGATAGTGGCTTCAGGCGGCGGTCGGCGCCAGACGTTGCTCACGGTTTAAACTTTGCAGCGCGGATACATCAACAATCAGCGCCACGCTACCATCGCCCAGGATCGTGGCGGCCGAAATACCCGGCACCTTGCGATAGTTACTCTCAAGGTTTTTCACGACGACCTGGTGCTGGCCAATCAGCTGATCGACCAGCAGTGCATAACGGCGACCGGCGCTTTGCAGGATAACAACAATGCCCTGCGTCGCTTCGGTTTTCGCCCCTTGCACATCAAAGACTTTCCACAACTCAACCAGCGGCAGATACTCCCCACGCACTTCCAGTACGCGTTCGCCGCCTGCCAGCGGATGCAGATCTTCTTCACGCGGTTGCAGCGATTCCATTACCGCGTTCAACGGCAGAATAAAGACTTCTTCGTTTACCTTAACCGACATGCCGTCGAGGATCGCCAGCGTCAGCGGCAGCAGGATACGAATCGTCGTGCCCTGGCCCTGACGGGAGGCGATTTCAACATGGCCGCCCATCTCCTGAATGTTACGTTTCACCACGTCCATGCCGACGCCGCGACCGGAAACATCGGTCACCTGCTCAGCCGTGGAGAAGCCCGGAGCGAAGATGAGCATGCCCACTTCGTCATCGGTCATGCTTTCGCTGACGGCCATGCCCTGAGACATCGCTTTCGCCAGAATGCGTTCGCGGTTGAGGCCGGCGCCGTCGTCGGTCACTTCGATACAGATGTTGCCGCCCTGATGCTCTGCGGAGAGGATCAGGTTGCCTACCTGGGATTTACCCGCGGCGGCGCGTTTTTCCGGCGCTTCGATACCGTGGTCAAGGCTGTTACGCACCAGGTGCGTTAACGGGTCGATAATGCGTTCGATCAGGCTCTTGTCGAGTTCGGTGGAGCTGCCCTGCAGCGTCAGTTCAACCTGTTTGCCAAGCTTGCTCGCGAGATCGCGAACCAGACGCGGGAAGCGGCTGAAGACATATTCCATCGGCATCATACGGATGGACATCACCGATTCCTGGAGATCGCGGGCGTTACGTTGTAACTGACTCATGCTGGTGATGAGATCGCCGTGCGTGACCGGATCGAGCTCGTTGGAGCGCTGCTGGAGCATAGACTGGGTGATCACCAGTTCGCCCACCAGGTTGATCAGCTGGTCAACTTTCTCAACCGCCACGCGGATGCTGGTGTTTTCTTTTTCGCGGGCCGGTTTGTTCTGCTCGGCGCGCGGCGCGCTGGCCGCAGGCGCTTTGGCTACCGGCGCGACGGCCACAGGCGCGGCCTGAACGACCGCTTCTGCCGGCGCGACAGGCGCTGCGTCAGCAGCCGGCAGCGGCAGGAATTCAATTTGATCGCCTTCGATGACAAAGCAGAGCACCGCGGTGATGTCATCCGCGCTGGCGCTGGTTTCAAGCGTAGCGACCAGATAATCCTCGCCCTTTTCAATCTGGCTTAAGGTGCCGAGATTGCCGAGCTCTTCCTGCAGCAGTTCGGTTTCAGTGCCTTTGAGTTTGCCAAGCTTTATGCGCAGCTTGCCGCCATCCGCAGATGCGGCGGCCGCAGGCGCAGCGGATTCCGTTTCGACAACAGAGAGTTTCGCCGCCGCCGCAGGCGCTTCGCCTTTGGCTTCGAGCGCCAGTTGGCGCAGCGCCTGACAGATATATTCAAAGCTGGCTGCGTCCGGCTCCTGAGAGCTTTTATAAGCGTCAAGCTGTTCCTGCATAATATCTTTGGTTTCCAAAAACAGGTTGATGATGTCGGTGTTGAGTTGCATTTCACCCCGACGTGCTTCATCCAGCAGGTTTTCCATCAGATGGGTGGTTTCCTGGAGGATGGTGAAGCCAAAGGTCCCCGCACCACCCTTAATGGAGTGCGCGGCGCGGAATATGGCATTTAGCTGTTCGGCATCGGGCGCTTCGGGCACCAGATCGAGCAAATGCTGCTCCATGTCAGCCAACAGTTC
This DNA window, taken from Cronobacter universalis NCTC 9529, encodes the following:
- a CDS encoding fimbrial biogenesis chaperone produces the protein MMQCATSLRRLGLAAAFWLTAGSAWSAGNMLIWPIDPYLAPGDNAAELWIQNQGATPMTMQVRIVRWRQEGGNERYQQQQDVAASPPIVRIEGGKKQLIRLISQAQVPAGVEQAYRIVVDEIPQPTEPGKPQLGLKLQMRYSIPLFVYGQGVATERAGAHHAFLQPENLSWRVVRDNGRPAIEITNRDQIHARISKVTAQQGGQRRVLAEGLLGYVLPGQTRVFPLPAGMPQPTQLSASVNAREGTWQAAAR
- a CDS encoding Csu type fimbrial protein; amino-acid sequence: MRRIQWGVIGLAAILCGGAQAVTTQSFQVSATVAAGCSVTTGTGGVMGTLNFGTRSGVESTRVSTSFVPSSSLLLACTPGVALSMSIDGGQNYGSSVRNMVRGGGTERVPYRLYTSSSLNAASEIGVNQAVSITYSNSNNISLPLFGAAQLTGFSPAGSYTDTLTVTLSW
- a CDS encoding Csu type fimbrial protein; amino-acid sequence: MKARLLAVIFGAGMMLSAPASFAVTSSGTIGATLTLTNGCLINGSPSQNGINFGTLNFGTSPATFSTLTTQLTGAGGGNTFSIQCTTPEYTVQITGSTNQAPGTIVGTPGTPGRYLINTTNTAQGVAYSLYSDSAFQNVIANNASIPAASTTGGVSNYTIYGRIQGGGNSVTVVPGTYTDTINVSVTY
- the cheW gene encoding chemotaxis protein CheW, whose translation is MTGMSNVTKLAGEPSGQEFLVFTLGDEEYGIDILKVQEIRGYDQVTRIANTPSFIKGVTNLRGVIVPIVDLRVKFEQGDVEYNENTVVIVLNFGQRVVGIVVDGVSDVLSLTAEQIRPAPEFAVTLSTEYLTGLGAIGERMLILVHIEKLLNSEEMELIDSATARVA
- the cheA gene encoding chemotaxis protein CheA, which produces MDISDFYQTFFDEADELLADMEQHLLDLVPEAPDAEQLNAIFRAAHSIKGGAGTFGFTILQETTHLMENLLDEARRGEMQLNTDIINLFLETKDIMQEQLDAYKSSQEPDAASFEYICQALRQLALEAKGEAPAAAAKLSVVETESAAPAAAASADGGKLRIKLGKLKGTETELLQEELGNLGTLSQIEKGEDYLVATLETSASADDITAVLCFVIEGDQIEFLPLPAADAAPVAPAEAVVQAAPVAVAPVAKAPAASAPRAEQNKPAREKENTSIRVAVEKVDQLINLVGELVITQSMLQQRSNELDPVTHGDLITSMSQLQRNARDLQESVMSIRMMPMEYVFSRFPRLVRDLASKLGKQVELTLQGSSTELDKSLIERIIDPLTHLVRNSLDHGIEAPEKRAAAGKSQVGNLILSAEHQGGNICIEVTDDGAGLNRERILAKAMSQGMAVSESMTDDEVGMLIFAPGFSTAEQVTDVSGRGVGMDVVKRNIQEMGGHVEIASRQGQGTTIRILLPLTLAILDGMSVKVNEEVFILPLNAVMESLQPREEDLHPLAGGERVLEVRGEYLPLVELWKVFDVQGAKTEATQGIVVILQSAGRRYALLVDQLIGQHQVVVKNLESNYRKVPGISAATILGDGSVALIVDVSALQSLNREQRLAPTAA